A single Salmo trutta chromosome 14, fSalTru1.1, whole genome shotgun sequence DNA region contains:
- the LOC115147685 gene encoding myosin heavy chain, fast skeletal muscle-like: MSTDAEMQIYGKAAIYLRKSEKERMEAQAAPFDSKNACYVADKVELYLKGLVTARADGKCTVTVTKPDGTKEEGKEFKDADIYEMNPPKYDKIEDMAMMTYLNEASVLYNLKERYAAWMIYTYSGLFCATVNPYKWLPVYDAEVVNAYRGKKRMEAPPHIFSVSDNAFQFMLIDKENQSVLITGESGAGKTVNTKRVIQYFATIAVSGGEKKKEVDPSKMQGSLEDQIIAANPLLEAYGNAKTVRNDNSSRFGKFIRIHFQGGKLAKADIETYLLEKSRVSFQLPDERGYHIFFQMMTGHKPEIVEMALITTNPYDFPMCSQGQIAVASINDKEELDATDDAITILGFTNDEKIGIYKLTGAVVHHGNLKFKQKQREEQAEPDGTEVADKIGYLLGLNSAEMLKALCYPRVKVGNEYVTKGQTVPQVNNSVMALAKSIYERMFLWMVIRINEMLDTKNPRQFYIGVLDIAGFEIFDYNSMEQLCINFTNEKLQQFFNHTMFVLEQEEYKKEGIVWAFIDFGMDLAACIELIEKPLGIFSILEEECMFPKSSDTTFKDKLYSQHLGKTQAFEKPKPAKGKAEAHFSLVHYAGTVDYNITGWLEKNKDPLNDSVCQLYGKSGVKILAALYPAAPPEDTTKKGGKKKGGSMQTVSSQFRENLHKLMTNLRSTHPHFVRCLIPNESKTPGLMENFLVIHQLRCNGVLEGIRICRKGFPSRIIYADFKQRYKVLNASVIPEGQFMDNKKASEKLLGSIDVNHEDYKFGHTKVFFKAGLLGVLEEMRDEKLATLVGMVQALSRGFLMRREFTKMMERRDSIFTIQYNIRSFMNVKTWPWMKLYFKIKPLLQSAETEKELANMKENYEKMTADLAKALSTKKQMEEKLVALMQEKNDLALQVASEGESLNDAEERCEGLIKSKIQLEAKLKETTERLEDEEEINAELTAKKRKLEDECSELKKDIDDLELTLAKVEKEKHATENKVKNLTEEMASMDESVAKLTKEKKALQEAHQQTLDDLQAEEDKVNTLTKAKTKLEQQVDDLEGSLEQEKKLRMDLERAKRKLEGDLKLAQESIMDLENDKQQADEKIKKKEFETTQLLSKIEDEQSLGAQLQKKIKELQARIEELEEEIEAERAARAKVEKQRADLSRELEEISERLEEAGGATAAQIEMNKKREAEFQKLRRDLEESTLQHEATAAALRKKQADSVAELGEQIDNLQRVKQKLEKEKSEYKMEIDDLSSNMEAVAKAKGNLEKMCRTLEDQLSELKTKNDENVRQVNDISGQRARLLTENGEFGRQLEEKEALVSQLTRGKQAFTQQVEELKRLIEEEVKAKNALAHGVQSARHDCDLLREQFEEEQEAKAELQRGMSKANSEVAQWRTKYETDAIQRTEELEEAKKKLAQRLQEAEETIEATNSKCASLEKTKQRLQGEVEDLMIDVERANALAANLDKKQRNFDKVLAEWKQKYEEGQAELEGAQKEARSMSTELFKMKNSYEEALDHLETLKRENKNLQQEISDLTEQIGETGKSIHELEKAKKTVETEKSEIQTALEEAEGTLEHEESKILRVQLELNQIKGEVDRKIAEKDEEMEQIKRNSQRVVDSMQSTLDSEVRSRNDALRVKKKMEGDLNEMEIQLSHSNRQAAEAQKQLRNVQGQLKDAQLHLDDAVRAAEDMKEQAAMVERRNGLMVAEIEELRVALEQTERGRKVAETELVDASERVGLLHSQNTSLLNTKKKLETDLVQVQGEVDDIVQEARNAEEKAKKAITDAAMMAEELKKEQDTSSHLERMKKNLEVTVKDLQHRLDEAENLAMKGGKKQLQKLESRVRELETEVEAEQRRGVDAVKGVRKYERRVKELTYQTEEDKKNVGRLQDLVDKLQMKVKAYKRHAEEAEEAANQHMSKFRKVQHELEEAEERADIAETQVNKLRAKTRDSGKGKEAAE; this comes from the exons ATGAGTACGGACGCGGAGATGCAAATCTACGGCAAAGCTGCCATATACCTTCGGAAGTctgagaaggagaggatggaggcaCAAGCCGCACCATTTGATTCAAAGAACGCCTGCTATGTGGCAGACAAGGTGGAGCTGTACCTTAAGGGTTTAGTCACTGCCAGGGCCGACGGGAAGTGTACTGTAACAGTCACGAAACCTGACGGCACTAAGGAG GAAGGAAAAGAGTTCAAAGATGCAGACATCTATGAGATGAACCCCCCTAAGTACGACAAGATTGAGGACATGGCCATGATGACCTACCTGAATGAAGCCTCTGTGTTGTATAACCTCAAAGAGCGTTATGCTGCATGGATGATCTAT ACCTACTCTGGGCTCTTCTGTGCCACGGTGAACCCCTACAAATGGCTCCCAGTGTACGACGCAGAGGTTGTCAACGCctacagagggaagaagaggatggAGGCTCCACCCCATATCTTCTCCGTCTCTGACAACGCCTTTCAGTTCATGCTGATTG ATAAGGAGAACCAGTCCGTCCTGATTAC TGGAGAATCCGGTGCAGGAAAGACTGTCAACACCAAGCGTGTCATCCAGTACTTCGCCACCATTGCAGTGTCTggtggagagaagaagaaggaagtAGACCCCAGCAAAATGCAG GGGTCTCTTGAGGATCAGATCATTGCAGCTAACCCTCTGCTGGAGGCTTATGGTAATGCCAAGACAGTGAGGAACGACAACTCGTCTCGCTTT GGTAAATTCATCAGGATTCACTTCCAAGGTGGTAAACTGGCTAAAGCTGACATTGAGACCT ACCTGCTGGAGAAGTCCAGAGTGTCCTTCCAGCTGCCCGATGAGAGAGGCTACCACATCTTCTTCCAGATGATGACAGGCCACAAACCTGAGATAGTTG AAATGGCGCTCATAACCACCAACCCTTACGACTTCCCCATGTGCAGCCAGGGTCAGATCGCTGTGGCCAGCATCAACGACAAGGAAGAGCTGGATGCCACAGAT GATGCCATTACAATCCTGGGCTTCACTAATGATGAGAAGATTGGCATCTACAAGCTGACAGGAGCTGTAGTGCACCATGGCAACTTAAAATTCAAGCAGAAGCAGCGTGAGGAGCAGGCCGAGCCAGACGGCACAGAGG TGGCTGATAAAATCGGCTACCTGCTGGGCCTGAACTCAGCTGAGATGTTGAAGGCTCTGTGCTACCCCAGAGTGAAGGTCGGCAACGAGTATGTGACCAAGGGACAGACTGTGCCTCAG GTTAATAACTCAGTCATGGCTCTGGCCAAGTCCATCTATGAGAGGATGTTCTTGTGGATGGTCATCCGTATCAATGAGATGTTGGACACCAAGAATCCAAGGCAGTTCTATATCGGTGTGCTTGACATTGCCGGGTTTGAGATCTTTGAT TATAACAGCATGGAGCAGCTGTGCATCAACTTCACCAATGAGAAACTGCAacagtttttcaaccacaccatgtTCGTCCTGGAGCAAGAGGAGTACAAGAAGGAGGGAATCGTCTGGGCCTTCATTGACTTCGGCATGGACTTGGCTGCCTGCATTGAGCTTATTGAGAAG CCATTGGGCATCTTCTCCATCCTTGAAGAGGAGTGCATGTTCCCAAAGTCTTCAGACACTACCTTCAAGGACAAGCTGTACTCCCAGCATCTTGGCAAAACACAGGCGTTTGAGAAGCCCAAGCCTGCCAAAGGCAAGGCAGAGGCCCACTTCTCCCTGGTGCACTACGCCGGTACTGTGGACTACAACATCACTGGCTGGCTGGAGAAGAACAAGGACCCCCTGAACGACTCAGTTTGTCAACTGTACGGGAAGTCAGGAGTCAAAATTTTGGCTGCCCTGTATCCTGCTGCCCCACCTGAGG ATACAACCAAGAAAGGAGGCAAGAAGAAGGGTGGTTCCATGCAGACTGTGTCCTCCCAGTTCAGG GAGAACTTACATAAGCTGATGACCAACTTGAGGAGCACTCATCCTCACTTTGTGCGCTGCCTGATCCCCAACGAGTCAAAGACTCCAG GTCTGATGGAGAACTTCCTGGTTATCCACCAGCTCAGGTGTAATGGTGTACTGGAGGGTATCAGGATCTGCAGAAAGGGCTTCCCCAGCAGAATCATCTATGCTGATTTCAAGCAGag GTACAAAGTACTGAATGCCAGTGTCATCCCTGAGGGCCAGTTCATGGACAACAAGAAGGCTTCTGAGAAGCTGCTTGGttccattgatgtgaatcacgaggattacaagtttggacacaccaag GTGTTCTTCAAAGCCGGTCTGCTGGGTGtcctggaggagatgagagatgagaagcTGGCCACTCTGGTCGGCATGGTCCAGGCTCTCAGCCGTGGATTCCTCATGAGGAGAGAGTTCACcaagatgatggagaggag AGATTCCATCTTTACCATCCAGTACAACATCCGCTCATTCATGAATGTGAAAACCTGGCCATGGATGAAGTTGTACTTCAAGATCAAGCCCCTGCTGCAGAGCGCTGAGACTGAGAAGGAGCTGGCCAACATGAAGGAGAACTATGAGAAGATGACAGcagacctggccaaggctctgTCCACAAAGAAGCAAATGGAGGAGAAATTGGTGGCCCTGATGCAGGAGAAGAATGACCTGGCACTCCAAGTCGCATCT GAAGGAGAGAGTTTGAACGATGCTGAGGAAAGGTGTGAGGGGCTCATCAAGAGCAAGATCCAGCTGGAGGCAAAACTCAAAGAGACGACCGAGAggctggaggatgaggaggagatcaATGCTGAGTTGACTGCCAAGAAGAGGAAGCTGGAGGATGAGTGCTCTGAGCTGAAGAAGGACATTGATGACCTGGAGCTCACCCTGGCCAAAGTGGAGAAGGAGAAGCACGCCACTGAAAACAAG GTTAAAAACCTGACAGAGGAGATGGCGTCTATGGATGAGAGTGTTGCCAAGCTGACCAAGGAGAAGAAAGCACTCCAAGAGGCCCACCAGCAGACACTGGAtgacctgcaggcagaggaggacaAAGTCAACACTCTGACCAAGGCCAAGACCAAGCTGGAACAGCAAGTGGACGAC CTTGAGGGTTCTTTGGAGCAAGAGAAGAAGCTCCGTATGGATCTTGAGAGAGCCAAGAGAAAGCTGGAGGGAGATCTGAAACTGGCCCAGGAGTCCATAATGGACCTGGAGAATGACAAGCAGCAAGCTGATGAGAAAATCAAGAA GAAAGAGTTTGAGACCACCCAGCTCCTCAGCAAGATTGAGGATGAACAGTCTCTGGGAGCTCAGCTGCAGAAGAAGATCAAGGAACTCCAG gcCCGTattgaggagctggaggaggaaatTGAGGCTGAGCGTGCTGCCAGGGCTAAGGTTGAGAAGCAGAGGGCCGATCTCTCCAGGGAACTTGAGGAGATCAGCGAGAGGTTGGAGGAGGCCGGAGGCGCCACTGCTGCTCAGATTGAGATGAACAAGAAGCGTGAGGCTGAGTTCCAGAAGCTGCGTCGTGATCTTGAAGAGTCCACGCTGCAGCATGAGGCCACAGCCGCCGCTCTGCGTAAGAAGCAGGCCGACAGTGTGGCTGAGCTCGGGGAGCAGATCGACAACCTGCAGCGCGTCAAgcagaagctggagaaggagaagagcgAGTACAAGATGGAGATTGATGACCTCTCCAGCAACATGGAGGCTGTCGCCAAGGCTAAG GGCAATCTGGAGAAGATGTGCCGTACTCTTGAGGACCAGCTGAGCGAGCTGAAGACTAAGAATGATGAGAATGTTCGCCAGGTCAACGACATCAGCGGACAGAGGGCCAGACTCCTGACAGAAAATG GTGAGTTTGGCCGCCAGCTGGAGGAGAAGGAAGCCCTGGTGTCTCAGCTGACCAGAGGAAAACAGGCCTTCACCCAgcaggtggaggagctgaagaggcTGATTGAGGAAGAGGTCAAG GCTAAAAACGCACTGGCCCACGGTGTCCAGTCTGCCCGCCATGACTGTGACCTCCTGAGGGAGCAgtttgaggaggagcaggaggccaaGGCAGAGCTGCAACGCGGCATGTCCAAGGCCAACAGTGAGGTGGCTCAGTGGAGGACTAAGTATGAAACTGATGCCATCCAGCGcacagaggagctggaggaggccaa GAAGAAGCTGGCCCAGCGTCTTCAGGAGGCCGAGGAGACCATTGAGGCGACCAACTCCAAGTGCGCCTCCCTGGAGAAGACCAAGCAGAGGctgcagggagaggtggaggacctCATGATTGATGTTGAGAGAGCCAACGCATTGGCCGCCAACCTCGACAAGAAGCAGAGGAACTTTGACAAG gttctggcagagtggaagcagAAGTATGAGGAAGGTCAGGCAGAGCTGGAAGGAGCTCAGAAGGAGGCTCGCTCTATGAGCACTGAACTCTTCAAGATGAAGAACTCCTACGAGGAGGCTCTGGATCATCTGGAGACtctgaagagagagaacaagaacctGCAAC aggagaTCTCTGACCTGACTGAGCAGATCGGAGAGACTGGCAAGAGCATCCATGAGCTGGAGAAGGCCAAGAAGACCGTGGAGACAGAGAAGTCTGAGATCCAGACCGCTCTGGAGGAGGCAGAG GGAACACTGGAGCACGAGGAATCCAAGATTCTGCGTGTGCAGCTGGAGCTGAACCAGATCAAGGGTGAGGTGGACAGGAAGATCGCTGAGAAGGATGAGGAGATGGAGCAGATCAAGAGGAACAGCCAGAGGGTGGTTGACTCCATGCAGAGCACCCTGGACTCTGAGGTCAGGAGCAGGAATGATGCCCTAAgggtgaagaagaagatggagggagacctGAACGAGATGGAGATCCAGCTGAGCCACTCCAACAGGCAGGCCGCTGAGGCCCAGAAACAGCTGAGGAACGTCCAGGGACAGCTCAAG GATGCCCAATTGCACCTTGATGATGCCGTCCGCGCTGCAGAGGACATGAAGGAGCAGGCAGCCATGGTGGAGCGCAGAAACGGTCTGATGGTGGCTGAAATCGAGGAGCTGAGAGTTGCtctggagcagacagagagaggccgcAAAGTGGCTGAGACTGAGCTGGTAGATGCCAGCGAGCGTGTTGGACTGCTGCACTCCCAG AACACCAGCCTTCTGAACACCAAAAAGAAGCTGGAGACTGATCTCGTACAggtgcagggagaggtggacgACATCGTCCAGGAGGCCAGGAATGCAGAGGAAAAGGCCAAGAAGGCCATCACTGAC GCGGCCATGATGGCTGAGGAGCtgaagaaggagcaggacaccagCTCTCACCTGGAGAGGATGAAGAAGAACCTGGAGGTCACAGTCAAGGACCTGCAGCACCGCCTGGATGAGGCTGAGAATCTGGCCATGAAGGGAGGCAAGAAGCAGCTCCAGAAACTGGAGTCCAGG GTGCGTGAGCTCGAGACTGAGGTGGAGGCCGAGCAGAGAAGAGGTGTAGACGCTGTAAAGGGAGTTCGCAAGTATGAGCGCAGAGTCAAGGAGCTCACTTACCAG ACTGAGGAGGATAAGAAGAATGTTGGCAGACTTCAGGACCTGGTAGATAAGCTGCAGATGAAAGTGAAGGCCTACAAGAGGCACGCTGAGGAAGCG GAGGAAGCAGCAAACCAGCACATGTCTAAGTTCAGGAAGGTTCAGCATGAgctggaggaggctgaggagcGTGCTGACATCGCTGAGACTCAGGTCAACAAGCTCAGAGCCAAGACCCGTGACTCTGGAAAG GGAAAAGAAGCTGCTGAATAA